A window from bacterium encodes these proteins:
- a CDS encoding PilZ domain-containing protein, whose protein sequence is MSISERRAERRKYPRAKADFHAEIDNGFEAVRTKVDNISCSGIYCEVNKKISLMTKLDLNMLIPTTFPSRGEFFRVHCNGVVVRTELSKHKGKYNIAILFSNLLESTRNKIFSYIVAKNLSNKL, encoded by the coding sequence ATGAGTATATCTGAAAGAAGAGCGGAAAGACGAAAATACCCGAGAGCTAAAGCCGATTTTCATGCAGAGATAGATAATGGGTTTGAAGCAGTAAGGACAAAGGTTGATAATATCAGCTGCTCAGGCATCTATTGTGAAGTAAATAAAAAAATTTCCTTAATGACAAAGCTTGATTTAAATATGTTAATTCCAACAACTTTTCCATCAAGGGGTGAGTTCTTCCGTGTCCACTGCAACGGCGTTGTTGTTCGTACAGAACTATCCAAACACAAAGGCAAATATAATATAGCCATATTATTCTCCAACCTATTAGAAAGCACAAGAAATAAAATATTCTCATATATTGTTGCAAAGAATTTGAGCAACAAACTGTAA